Proteins found in one uncultured Desulfuromonas sp. genomic segment:
- a CDS encoding STAS domain-containing protein has product MEDQLNVTKDQRDNLLLIALNGRLDSTTAPAFEQQLMNDIEQGQHHLVFDCQGLEYISSAGLRVFLMAVKRVKAQQGALAVSGLSSHIREVFEISGFVAILNVVDDLEQAIALCQGA; this is encoded by the coding sequence ATGGAAGATCAACTGAACGTGACCAAAGACCAGCGCGACAACCTGTTACTGATCGCGTTGAATGGCCGCCTGGACAGCACCACTGCCCCGGCTTTTGAACAACAGCTGATGAATGACATAGAACAAGGGCAACACCACCTCGTTTTTGACTGTCAGGGATTGGAATATATTTCCAGCGCCGGATTGCGGGTATTCCTTATGGCGGTCAAGCGGGTAAAAGCACAGCAGGGGGCTCTGGCGGTGAGCGGCTTATCCAGCCACATCCGTGAGGTGTTCGAGATCAGCGGCTTTGTCGCCATTCTCAACGTGGTGGACGATCTGGAACAAGCGATTGCCCTGTGCCAAGGCGCATAA
- a CDS encoding ATP-binding protein, with protein sequence MPCAKAHKHRAICHHQGAVIPATTLTLKLPGQLEFLPVAMAFIQQTAQLFGFADNEVASVQLATEEALVYTMNGLGINGLAAEDPQEIRLECRYVAGRMELSIYDKGLPVAPGQIPRYAPTTLMDDAPLHKDSLSLFLLQQTMDEVHFRNLGRGGKKTLLIKHVAAKRIDPLTPSSPKPPETPVALTTWQVRPFIPDDALEISRCAYRAYGYS encoded by the coding sequence TTGCCCTGTGCCAAGGCGCATAAACACCGCGCCATTTGTCATCATCAAGGAGCCGTTATACCCGCAACGACACTGACCCTGAAGCTTCCCGGTCAACTGGAGTTTCTGCCCGTGGCCATGGCTTTTATCCAGCAGACGGCACAGTTATTCGGCTTTGCCGACAACGAGGTCGCCTCGGTGCAACTGGCGACGGAAGAAGCCCTGGTTTATACCATGAACGGGCTGGGCATAAACGGGTTAGCCGCGGAAGACCCGCAGGAGATCCGCCTGGAGTGTCGCTATGTTGCCGGTCGCATGGAGCTCTCCATCTACGACAAAGGGCTGCCGGTCGCTCCCGGGCAAATTCCCCGCTATGCCCCCACCACCCTCATGGACGACGCCCCACTGCACAAGGACTCCTTGAGCCTGTTTTTACTTCAACAGACCATGGATGAAGTGCATTTTCGCAATCTCGGTCGGGGCGGAAAAAAGACCTTGCTGATCAAGCATGTAGCGGCAAAACGGATTGACCCGCTGACGCCGTCCTCGCCCAAGCCACCGGAAACGCCCGTTGCCCTGACAACATGGCAGGTCCGTCCGTTTATCCCTGACGATGCCCTGGAAATCTCACGCTGTGCCTACCGTGCCTATGGCTACAGCTAG
- a CDS encoding helix-turn-helix transcriptional regulator encodes MTKKRIYSKYAKEAALLLGQQIKLARKKRKWSEANLAERAGISRATLQKIEAGEMTPGIGLVFEVAVLVGVHLFEQDSQRLSTCIDLTQSKIALLPKRIREQTKVADDDF; translated from the coding sequence ATGACAAAAAAAAGAATTTATTCGAAATACGCCAAGGAAGCAGCTCTCTTGCTGGGGCAGCAGATAAAACTTGCACGCAAGAAGCGCAAATGGTCTGAAGCGAATTTGGCCGAGCGTGCCGGGATATCACGCGCAACGCTGCAAAAAATTGAAGCCGGTGAGATGACACCGGGGATTGGTCTTGTGTTCGAAGTTGCCGTGTTGGTAGGCGTGCATCTGTTTGAGCAAGACAGCCAAAGGCTTTCAACCTGCATTGATTTAACCCAAAGCAAAATAGCCCTCCTCCCAAAACGGATCAGGGAGCAAACAAAGGTCGCCGATGATGACTTCTAA
- a CDS encoding DUF2202 domain-containing protein produces the protein MKSSSLIMSLLCVLLTASLCVAAGYRGGSGQQTPAANGNALTGTVDCLIDQLPLEELSEEEAAELLYMYEEEKVARDVYTALYATWGHWVFDHIANSEQRHLDAVACLLERYELDLPLNADTVGMFDSDAMQDLYDALVERGSISLIDALHVGATIEDLDIYDLQEYLAQTDNEDIMTVYQNLLRGSRNHLRSFVYQLSLNDVEYVAQYLTQEEVDAIVNSEREAGRANANGGSVDSTGRAGRNQNLQDCPYADDVATDA, from the coding sequence ATGAAATCTTCCTCTCTCATCATGAGTCTTTTGTGTGTCCTGCTTACTGCATCACTGTGTGTCGCAGCCGGTTATCGCGGTGGATCAGGACAACAAACGCCTGCCGCCAACGGCAACGCCCTTACCGGAACCGTTGACTGCCTGATCGATCAACTGCCCCTTGAAGAATTAAGCGAAGAAGAAGCAGCTGAACTTCTTTATATGTATGAAGAAGAAAAAGTCGCCCGCGACGTGTACACCGCGCTTTATGCCACCTGGGGCCATTGGGTGTTCGACCACATCGCCAACAGCGAACAGCGCCATTTAGATGCCGTCGCCTGCCTGCTTGAGCGCTATGAGTTGGATCTGCCTTTGAATGCGGACACCGTCGGCATGTTTGATTCCGATGCCATGCAGGACCTCTATGATGCCCTGGTTGAACGTGGCAGCATCTCCCTGATCGACGCCCTGCATGTCGGTGCCACCATTGAAGATCTCGACATCTACGATCTGCAAGAATACCTGGCGCAGACCGACAACGAAGACATCATGACCGTCTATCAGAACCTGCTGCGCGGCTCACGCAATCATCTGAGAAGCTTTGTTTACCAGCTGTCTCTCAATGACGTTGAATACGTCGCTCAATACCTGACTCAGGAAGAAGTGGATGCCATCGTCAACTCCGAGCGTGAAGCCGGTCGGGCCAATGCCAACGGCGGCTCCGTGGATTCCACGGGCAGAGCCGGTCGAAATCAGAATCTGCAGGATTGCCCCTACGCGGACGATGTCGCCACCGACGCTTAA
- a CDS encoding SpoIIE family protein phosphatase: MGFKQRLTLFTTGLVILAVALTTIVLAVNARRQLLTVAEAEGNIVALLLARSAGAAVQIPAVVEQVLDEQMVSQARLAAYYVAAAQQAGLSEEQINSQLRQLTASTAMDELWISDAHGHAVLNNLGLDFTFTADTRQQSQAAAFWPLLSGESSEVVQPAQPREIDGKMFKYVGVTGIDQPRIVQVGYEMGLFTQLNERIGLEYIIRQLVAGGDINAIWVVNRTMETIAHDSILGGDQRPDTTELKKMAEVYQANEPMSLLSSQNLTVMAPIPGTDGQPIGVTLVRLPTAHINATLQELVTNAVMVGLLVALIGTLVSLSVGRRMIRPVIALTDAAAEIEAGRFDAHTMQPVTERRDELGQLSQVFTRMAQQVQAREEDLDRQVKDRTRDLQQKNSELEHAHRTLQRELEAARAVQMAILPTEFPQHDRYQVYGRTIPAREMGGDFYDVFQIDANRLGLVVADVSGKGVPAAFFMAVARTELRGSAMTGLAPGQVLQRVNNILCRENPLELFVTVFYAILDVETGLLTYANGGHNPPLVTHVGEVTALPLCQGTALGVLPELDYLEKQHQLQPRDTVQFYTDGVTEAFDPNNEEFGETRLQTILAGQANRSAEELTAEIIAAVQTHAAGAAQSDDITSLSLTYGNRQENTGESHITMTLTNDVSQLVALGDAVEKFSATITLDQTAIFQLNLVLDELVTNIITYAFPDGGDHPFTIELWGTHRGYRVRLQDDGVPFNPLEAPEPDLRSEAEQRDIGGLGIHFLRTLMDDVSYRRDAPFNVLEFTKKLH, from the coding sequence ATGGGTTTTAAACAGCGCCTGACCTTGTTCACCACCGGCCTAGTGATCCTTGCCGTGGCCTTGACCACCATCGTTCTCGCCGTCAATGCCCGCCGCCAACTGCTGACCGTGGCCGAGGCCGAGGGCAACATTGTGGCACTTCTGCTCGCCCGCAGTGCCGGGGCCGCGGTACAGATCCCTGCCGTGGTGGAACAGGTGCTGGACGAGCAGATGGTCAGCCAGGCGCGCCTGGCCGCCTATTACGTGGCCGCGGCCCAGCAAGCCGGGCTCAGCGAGGAACAGATCAATAGTCAATTACGCCAACTGACCGCTTCCACGGCCATGGATGAGTTGTGGATCAGCGATGCTCACGGCCATGCCGTCCTCAATAATCTCGGCCTTGATTTCACCTTCACCGCCGATACCCGGCAGCAATCTCAGGCCGCCGCGTTCTGGCCGTTACTCAGCGGAGAATCGTCTGAGGTGGTACAACCGGCGCAACCGCGCGAGATTGATGGCAAGATGTTTAAATATGTCGGTGTCACCGGCATTGATCAGCCGCGCATCGTTCAAGTGGGCTACGAAATGGGGCTGTTCACCCAGCTCAACGAACGGATCGGTCTGGAATATATCATCCGCCAATTGGTCGCCGGTGGCGATATCAACGCCATCTGGGTGGTGAATCGCACCATGGAGACCATCGCCCACGACTCGATTCTCGGCGGGGATCAGCGCCCGGACACGACCGAACTGAAAAAAATGGCCGAGGTCTATCAGGCAAACGAGCCGATGAGTTTGTTGTCGTCGCAGAATCTGACGGTGATGGCACCGATTCCCGGTACGGACGGCCAGCCCATCGGCGTCACCCTGGTACGACTGCCCACTGCCCATATCAATGCCACGTTGCAAGAGCTTGTCACCAATGCCGTCATGGTGGGTTTGCTGGTGGCACTCATCGGCACGTTGGTCTCACTGAGTGTCGGCCGTCGCATGATCCGCCCGGTGATTGCCTTAACGGACGCCGCAGCCGAGATTGAAGCGGGGCGCTTTGATGCCCACACCATGCAACCGGTTACTGAGCGCCGTGACGAGCTGGGCCAACTGTCCCAGGTTTTTACCCGCATGGCGCAGCAGGTTCAGGCCCGCGAAGAGGATCTGGATCGTCAGGTCAAAGACCGCACCCGTGATCTGCAACAAAAAAACAGTGAACTGGAACACGCTCATCGCACCCTGCAACGCGAGCTGGAGGCCGCTCGTGCCGTGCAGATGGCGATCCTGCCGACGGAGTTTCCTCAGCATGACCGTTATCAGGTCTATGGCCGCACCATCCCGGCCCGCGAAATGGGCGGTGACTTTTATGACGTTTTCCAGATTGACGCAAACCGGCTCGGACTGGTGGTCGCCGATGTTTCCGGCAAAGGGGTTCCGGCGGCGTTTTTCATGGCCGTCGCCCGCACCGAACTACGCGGTTCGGCCATGACCGGCCTTGCACCGGGTCAGGTCTTGCAGCGGGTCAACAACATCCTGTGCCGCGAAAACCCGTTGGAGCTGTTTGTCACCGTGTTTTATGCCATTCTCGATGTTGAAACCGGCCTGCTGACCTACGCCAACGGCGGCCACAACCCACCGCTGGTGACGCACGTCGGCGAAGTCACGGCCCTGCCTTTATGCCAAGGCACCGCCCTTGGCGTCCTGCCGGAGTTGGACTATCTGGAGAAGCAGCACCAGCTACAGCCCCGTGACACGGTGCAATTTTATACCGATGGCGTCACCGAGGCGTTTGATCCGAACAACGAGGAGTTTGGCGAAACACGTCTGCAGACGATCCTGGCCGGACAAGCCAACCGCTCCGCCGAAGAGTTGACGGCTGAAATTATTGCCGCGGTGCAGACCCACGCAGCCGGCGCCGCACAATCGGATGACATCACCAGCCTGAGCCTGACCTATGGCAACCGACAAGAAAATACCGGCGAGAGCCATATTACAATGACTTTGACCAATGACGTCAGCCAGCTCGTTGCACTCGGCGATGCGGTGGAAAAATTCTCGGCCACCATCACTCTCGACCAAACCGCCATCTTTCAACTCAACCTGGTGTTGGATGAACTGGTCACCAACATCATTACCTATGCCTTTCCCGATGGTGGAGATCACCCGTTTACCATTGAGTTGTGGGGAACACACCGCGGTTATCGGGTGCGTCTCCAGGATGACGGCGTTCCCTTTAACCCCCTCGAGGCTCCGGAGCCGGATCTCAGGTCGGAGGCGGAACAACGCGATATCGGCGGCCTGGGCATCCATTTTCTGCGCACGTTAATGGATGACGTGAGCTACCGGCGCGACGCACCGTTTAATGTTTTGGAATTCACCAAAAAACTGCATTGA
- a CDS encoding relaxase/mobilization nuclease domain-containing protein: MILKGNQRSGGRQMALHLLNNVQNEHVTVHEVRGFMASDVLGALNEAYALSKGTRCKQFMFSLSLSPPAEEHVPAKLFENALERIEKKLGLEGQPRIVVFHEKEGRRHAHAVWSRIDTEEMKAINISHFKLKLNEIAKSLYLENGWKLPEGFRDKNKKNPLTYSRAEWQQAMRIGRKADDIKRELLECWAVSDTKESFKHALEEQGYSLAQGRRGLVAVDVHGEVYSLTRQLSKKKSELEIRLGKPNNFPTVDDVKTSMNRKLRKLFKSFADDLNLQHEKETAPLMQQKATMIQGHRKERAALERTLQNRWPTEKQRRIARIRNGFKGIWDKINGRYWHNRSQNEKEAWQAHKRNEKAREHLIFTQLEQRQKLQSQIQQLREKQRNEKKALFHDLSQIKFQDNFSEKDYLPTPKSKDNRYEELRRAELGFSASDTSLDEPEI; encoded by the coding sequence ATGATCCTGAAGGGTAATCAGCGCTCAGGTGGCCGTCAAATGGCTTTGCACCTGCTTAACAATGTCCAGAATGAACACGTAACGGTTCATGAAGTGCGTGGCTTCATGGCCTCTGACGTTTTAGGGGCACTGAATGAAGCATATGCATTGTCAAAAGGGACGCGTTGTAAACAATTTATGTTCTCATTGAGTTTAAGTCCCCCAGCCGAAGAACACGTTCCGGCTAAACTCTTTGAAAACGCACTGGAGCGTATTGAGAAAAAACTGGGTTTAGAAGGTCAGCCCCGCATTGTTGTCTTCCACGAGAAGGAAGGTCGCCGTCACGCTCATGCTGTCTGGAGCCGAATTGACACCGAAGAAATGAAGGCGATTAATATCTCCCACTTCAAGTTGAAACTCAATGAAATCGCTAAATCACTTTATCTTGAAAACGGCTGGAAGCTGCCTGAAGGGTTTCGGGATAAAAACAAGAAAAATCCCCTTACCTACAGCCGTGCTGAGTGGCAACAAGCTATGCGTATTGGCAGAAAAGCTGATGATATCAAACGTGAGTTGCTGGAATGCTGGGCGGTTTCAGATACGAAAGAAAGCTTCAAGCACGCGTTGGAAGAACAAGGCTATTCTTTGGCTCAAGGTCGGCGTGGCCTTGTAGCCGTTGATGTGCATGGCGAGGTTTATTCTCTGACACGCCAGCTCAGCAAGAAAAAGTCGGAGTTGGAAATCCGACTGGGTAAGCCCAATAATTTTCCAACTGTTGATGATGTCAAAACCTCTATGAATAGAAAATTACGCAAATTGTTCAAGAGCTTTGCTGACGATCTGAATTTACAGCATGAAAAAGAAACTGCCCCGCTGATGCAACAAAAAGCCACAATGATTCAGGGTCATCGTAAAGAACGTGCCGCACTTGAACGAACATTGCAAAATCGCTGGCCGACTGAAAAACAAAGACGCATCGCGCGGATTCGCAACGGATTTAAAGGCATTTGGGATAAAATTAATGGCCGCTATTGGCACAATCGAAGTCAGAATGAAAAAGAGGCTTGGCAAGCCCATAAACGTAATGAAAAAGCACGTGAACACCTGATTTTTACCCAACTTGAACAGCGGCAAAAACTCCAATCTCAAATCCAGCAATTAAGGGAGAAGCAGCGAAATGAGAAGAAGGCTCTATTCCATGATTTATCTCAGATAAAATTTCAGGACAATTTTTCTGAAAAGGACTATCTTCCCACCCCAAAATCCAAGGACAATCGGTACGAAGAACTGCGGAGAGCAGAACTTGGGTTTAGTGCTTCTGATACCAGCTTGGATGAACCTGAGATTTAA
- the mobC gene encoding plasmid mobilization relaxosome protein MobC translates to MNDKSPPIIDAQRYPQPFSLRLSKREREELKEMAAGEPIGRFIRDAIFKNGHRPCYSRKPTVADQKALAKLLGMLGHSRIANNINQLAKAANSGSLPINKDVIDGLNDAVHNIKWMRDTLITALGLKPLSTPEQENFNDPEG, encoded by the coding sequence ATGAATGATAAATCCCCTCCGATAATTGATGCCCAAAGATACCCGCAACCATTCTCCTTGCGCCTCAGCAAAAGAGAACGTGAAGAACTTAAAGAGATGGCCGCTGGTGAGCCTATTGGTCGTTTTATACGTGATGCAATTTTCAAGAATGGCCATCGCCCCTGTTATTCGAGAAAACCAACAGTGGCAGACCAGAAGGCTTTAGCAAAACTCTTGGGGATGCTTGGACACTCTCGCATAGCCAACAACATCAACCAACTTGCTAAGGCCGCTAATTCAGGATCATTACCGATCAACAAAGATGTGATAGATGGACTTAACGATGCTGTCCATAATATCAAATGGATGCGTGACACGCTGATTACGGCATTAGGCCTCAAACCGTTATCCACCCCAGAACAGGAGAATTTCAATGATCCTGAAGGGTAA
- a CDS encoding GNAT family N-acetyltransferase, with protein MNRSGTLRSYVAVDDQQTLLGHAALKFYHPHDPVAEAGVLFVNPAYRKKGIFDSIHRYLFKQASQENLAGLYSRAVTSHALSQKKLHASGCAGCGLLLGLFPADVEFKKLTGKTAQKESALLVFKAFNASLRQIYPPKQHSNMIGDIFHHCEVPVTMKAPQVPTTQTDRHDEDCKLSYTLMDIFNTADILCFSNDAAMADEIFVATKRLCLERTDVLYLFLDLEQPGCDALCEASEKMGFFFCGVLPFGLHGRHTLILQFLNNLAIDFARIDLCDPFARQVAAYVENSSRHHSTVALS; from the coding sequence ATGAACCGCAGCGGCACCTTACGCTCTTATGTGGCCGTCGATGATCAACAGACCCTTTTAGGTCATGCGGCGTTGAAATTTTATCACCCCCACGATCCGGTTGCCGAAGCCGGTGTGCTGTTTGTCAACCCGGCCTATCGCAAAAAAGGTATCTTCGACAGCATTCACCGCTACCTGTTCAAACAGGCGAGTCAAGAGAATCTGGCCGGTCTCTATAGCCGCGCCGTTACCAGCCACGCCTTGTCACAGAAAAAATTGCACGCGTCCGGGTGTGCCGGGTGTGGCTTGCTGCTGGGGCTTTTCCCCGCCGATGTCGAATTCAAAAAGCTGACGGGAAAAACCGCCCAGAAAGAGAGTGCGCTGCTGGTATTCAAGGCGTTTAACGCCTCATTGCGGCAAATCTATCCCCCCAAACAGCACAGCAACATGATCGGGGACATCTTTCACCACTGCGAGGTTCCGGTTACGATGAAAGCTCCGCAGGTGCCGACAACGCAGACCGATCGCCACGACGAGGACTGCAAACTCAGCTACACGCTGATGGACATTTTTAATACCGCGGACATTCTTTGTTTCAGCAACGATGCCGCTATGGCCGACGAAATTTTCGTCGCCACCAAACGACTGTGCCTGGAACGCACCGATGTTCTCTATCTGTTTCTCGATCTGGAACAGCCCGGATGTGATGCGCTGTGTGAAGCCAGTGAAAAGATGGGCTTCTTCTTTTGTGGCGTGTTGCCGTTTGGATTGCACGGACGCCATACCCTGATCCTGCAATTCCTCAATAATCTGGCCATTGATTTCGCCAGGATCGACCTGTGTGATCCGTTTGCCCGGCAGGTTGCCGCGTATGTCGAAAACAGCAGCCGCCACCACTCAACCGTTGCCCTGTCATAG
- a CDS encoding HipA domain-containing protein, which yields MTSKQNNKEAYIWIWLPGKTKPVVVGKLEADNHLVQFNYGKSYLNRPEAIPIYDPELPLQPGILPLLGDLEIPNCIRDAAPDAWGRRVIINRQLGKKGRDTDTAELDELTYLLESGSDRIGALDFQRSPREYIPRSPRNADLEDLLESAKRVEQGVPLTPEFDQALFHGSSIGGARPKALIEDHGTKYIAKFSSSSDTYSVVKAEYIAMRLAAMAGLNVAPVRLVKAAGKDVLLIERFDRLRSDSGWTRNTMVSALTLFGLSDMTARYASYEELAQIIRARFSKPKQTLQELYGRLVFNILCGNTDDHARNHAAFWDGRELSLTPAYDICPQARTGNEATQAMLIVGNNRFSQLKTCLEVAPHFLLSDEEAMNLFDETEAVIREHWDCICEEAELSTVDKALMWERQFLNPFSTAR from the coding sequence ATGACTTCTAAGCAAAACAACAAAGAAGCCTATATCTGGATTTGGCTCCCGGGAAAAACCAAGCCGGTTGTTGTCGGAAAGCTTGAGGCGGATAATCATCTTGTCCAATTTAACTATGGGAAAAGCTATCTGAACCGGCCAGAGGCTATCCCTATTTACGACCCTGAACTGCCTTTGCAGCCCGGCATATTACCTTTACTCGGCGACTTGGAAATTCCAAACTGTATTCGCGATGCTGCGCCCGATGCATGGGGACGGCGCGTCATTATCAATCGGCAGTTAGGAAAAAAAGGGCGTGATACGGATACGGCGGAACTTGATGAGCTGACCTATTTACTTGAATCGGGATCAGACCGTATCGGCGCGCTGGACTTTCAGCGCTCTCCACGTGAGTACATCCCAAGATCTCCTCGTAACGCCGACTTAGAGGACTTGCTGGAGTCCGCCAAACGGGTTGAGCAAGGGGTCCCGTTAACGCCTGAATTTGACCAGGCTTTATTTCACGGCAGCTCCATCGGTGGAGCACGCCCCAAAGCCTTGATTGAAGACCATGGGACAAAATATATCGCTAAATTTTCATCCAGCAGCGATACCTACAGCGTGGTTAAGGCCGAATATATCGCGATGAGGCTGGCGGCAATGGCGGGACTGAATGTCGCGCCGGTTCGGTTGGTCAAGGCCGCCGGTAAAGATGTGTTGCTGATTGAACGCTTTGACCGCCTCCGATCAGATTCCGGGTGGACGCGCAACACCATGGTCTCCGCCCTGACGCTGTTTGGGTTAAGCGACATGACGGCACGCTATGCGAGCTATGAAGAGCTGGCACAAATCATACGTGCGCGCTTTTCCAAGCCGAAACAGACACTTCAAGAACTTTATGGTCGCTTGGTGTTTAATATCCTATGTGGCAATACGGATGATCATGCCCGCAACCATGCAGCTTTTTGGGACGGGCGCGAGCTGTCATTAACTCCTGCCTATGACATTTGCCCGCAAGCGCGCACCGGCAATGAAGCGACACAAGCCATGTTGATTGTCGGCAATAATCGCTTCAGCCAGCTCAAAACCTGTCTGGAGGTTGCCCCGCACTTTCTACTGTCCGATGAGGAGGCAATGAACCTCTTTGACGAAACAGAAGCCGTCATTCGTGAACATTGGGATTGTATCTGTGAAGAAGCGGAGCTAAGCACGGTTGATAAGGCGCTGATGTGGGAGCGTCAGTTTTTAAATCCGTTTTCAACCGCGCGGTAA